The following are from one region of the Amblyraja radiata isolate CabotCenter1 chromosome 46, sAmbRad1.1.pri, whole genome shotgun sequence genome:
- the LOC116968831 gene encoding nascent polypeptide-associated complex subunit alpha isoform X21, protein MPGEATETVPATEQEMQQPQAETAGSGAPASEAPAVPDAVQVPVSPVSPEKSVQTAGSGTESDSDESVPELEEQDTTQSATQQAQLAAAAEIDEEPVSKAKQSRSEKKARKAMSKLGLRQVTGVTRVTIRKSKNILFVITKPDVYKSPASDTYIVFGEAKIEDLSQQAQLAAAEKFKVQGESVANIQENTQTPTVQEESEEEEVDETGVEVKDIELVMSQANVSRAKAVRALKNNNNDIVNAIMELTM, encoded by the exons ATGCCTGGTGAAGCCACAGAAACCGTTCCTGCCACAGAGCAAGAAATGCAGCAGCCGCAAGCTGAAACAG CTGGGTCTGGTGCTCCTGCCTCAGAAGCTCCAGCTGTGCCTGATGCAGTCCAAGTACCTGTATCCCCCGTTTCTCCTGAGAAGTCTGTTCAAACTGCAG GGTCTGGGACAGAATCGGACAGCGATGAGTCGGTACCAGAACTGGAAGAACAGGATACAACGCAGTCAGCAACACAGCAAGCCCAG CTTGCAGCTGCAGCCGAAATCGATGAAGAGCCAGTTAGCAAAGCAAAACAGAGCAGAAGTGAAAAGAAGGCACGAAAA GCAATGTCAAAACTGGGTCTCCGTCAGGTTACTGGGGTAACGAGAGTCACGATAAGAAAATCGAAAAACATACTGTTTGTCATCACAAAGCCAGATGTCTACAAGAGTCCTGCATCCGATACCTATATTGTTTTTGGTGAAGCTAAG ATTGAGGATCTATCTCAGCAAGCACAGCTTGCCGCTGCAGAGAAATTCAAGGTACAGGGAGAATCTGTTGCCAATATCCAAGAAAACACACAGACTCCAACTGTACAGGAGGAGAGCGAAGAGGAAGAG gtTGATGAAACCGGTGTAGAGGTCAAGGACATAGAGCTGGTCATGTCGCAAGCCAACGTGTCCCGAGCTAAGGCTGTCCGCGCATTGAAAAATAACAACAACGATATTGTAAATGCTATTATG gagTTGACGATGTAA
- the LOC116968831 gene encoding nascent polypeptide-associated complex subunit alpha isoform X18, producing the protein MPGEATETVPATEQEMQQPQAETAGSGAPASEAPAVPDAVQVPVSPVSPEKSVQTAESRPVTEFPPYLIVPPAPVQLTTPSPESSSAVQIDDDDDEMPPLISAINETPLCEAPAPPVLEKAIPKISLTGKESVVKQNDEGSGTESDSDESVPELEEQDTTQSATQQAQLAAAAEIDEEPVSKAKQSRSEKKARKAMSKLGLRQVTGVTRVTIRKSKNILFVITKPDVYKSPASDTYIVFGEAKIEDLSQQAQLAAAEKFKVQGESVANIQENTQTPTVQEESEEEEVDETGVEVKDIELVMSQANVSRAKAVRALKNNNNDIVNAIMELTM; encoded by the exons ATGCCTGGTGAAGCCACAGAAACCGTTCCTGCCACAGAGCAAGAAATGCAGCAGCCGCAAGCTGAAACAG CTGGGTCTGGTGCTCCTGCCTCAGAAGCTCCAGCTGTGCCTGATGCAGTCCAAGTACCTGTATCCCCCGTTTCTCCTGAGAAGTCTGTTCAAACTGCAG AATCTAGACCTGTCACTGAATTTCCTCCATATCTCAttgtcccacctgcccctgtTCAACTCACTACCCCATCCCCTGAATCATCCTCGGCTGTCCAAATTGATGACGATGATGATGAGATGCCTCCTCTGATTTCTGCGATCAACGAGACTCCCCTCTGTGAGGCTCCTGCCCCACCTGTTCTTGAGAAGGCAATTCCCAAGATTTCTCTGACTGGAAAGGAGTCGGTGGTGAAGCAAAATGATGAGG GGTCTGGGACAGAATCGGACAGCGATGAGTCGGTACCAGAACTGGAAGAACAGGATACAACGCAGTCAGCAACACAGCAAGCCCAG CTTGCAGCTGCAGCCGAAATCGATGAAGAGCCAGTTAGCAAAGCAAAACAGAGCAGAAGTGAAAAGAAGGCACGAAAA GCAATGTCAAAACTGGGTCTCCGTCAGGTTACTGGGGTAACGAGAGTCACGATAAGAAAATCGAAAAACATACTGTTTGTCATCACAAAGCCAGATGTCTACAAGAGTCCTGCATCCGATACCTATATTGTTTTTGGTGAAGCTAAG ATTGAGGATCTATCTCAGCAAGCACAGCTTGCCGCTGCAGAGAAATTCAAGGTACAGGGAGAATCTGTTGCCAATATCCAAGAAAACACACAGACTCCAACTGTACAGGAGGAGAGCGAAGAGGAAGAG gtTGATGAAACCGGTGTAGAGGTCAAGGACATAGAGCTGGTCATGTCGCAAGCCAACGTGTCCCGAGCTAAGGCTGTCCGCGCATTGAAAAATAACAACAACGATATTGTAAATGCTATTATG gagTTGACGATGTAA
- the LOC116968831 gene encoding nascent polypeptide-associated complex subunit alpha, muscle-specific form isoform X1 → MPGEATETVPATEQEMQQPQAETAEDHSDVNTSPAPGGESTVLSGITPATDATVTELASEASKMEATTENAVSREPSAGSGAPASEAPAVPDAVQVPVSPVSPEKSVQTAAAIETCSEHESVSSASEYIQAECDSSGASKMELSAATDLHGPDLQLPSPQTVNEQPSPLLPSPVLPPVQSPSELFPSSIPVLSSEVLSPPPADPTTSQLPLSPEPADVDGLPSSEMAATSVEHLSADSVVAATVKPLSLGSSQVSEQSELSRHATVSLATEVDSDLGLSPSDVADAIPIPLPAPVAPTTTSAEVVDGPSIDQLHLPTDPPNAIAIDSEVSTQLEASIMPGSVRNEEVLPDAVVPSDVIAITLPPLTDLPVSPSAGQPLADAPGIQAELSSSDSDNAATLVVTATVHPPLSGDVAFSNLADGLPASHISDDSSGLPACECVLAATSVVAANALQLPSPAGTQVATGMGMKLLPEVAEPMATISLPSQGIITALGLSLPDSVTVGERPVSTERIADLMPPPHESVGEAVQLPVPSEAANDPVPSEAANNQVPCVPKDEAASDLVPSGEVATDQVPSVLKDEAASDLVSSEAASDHVPSEAAREQVPCAPKGEAATDPVPSGELAGDRVPSVLEDEAASNPVPSEAARDQVPCALEGEAATDQFPCALKGETASESVPSEAASDQAPCAFEGEAASSPVPVPSETATNQVPCVLKDEATCDDELLSPLSATNQASLPNEDADKIALPPQGVCEASLVLLAFEDATDQAVLPPQHGASQVPFAPEGDAAARVPFPYEGKDQGPKTPDQLTCSTEAAPERPLLPSSDSMSSALSVDASAIEGPLSVDGTTDLPLSSTPLADTVDESSAQPPVVEAELHVPVSPCFPELPSATSDFSVGQEIPCADNAYIEQSLTVDLPASEPHSLLSHLTDQVAQCTDLLLSLDPTENSQLQSPLHATTKLPPSPRIADYSPDVPTSSELSLSSESRPVTEFPPYLIVPPAPVQLTTPSPESSSAVQIDDDDDEMPPLISAINETPLCEAPAPPVLEKAIPKISLTGKESVVKQNDEGSGTESDSDESVPELEEQDTTQSATQQAQLAAAAEIDEEPVSKAKQSRSEKKARKAMSKLGLRQVTGVTRVTIRKSKNILFVITKPDVYKSPASDTYIVFGEAKIEDLSQQAQLAAAEKFKVQGESVANIQENTQTPTVQEESEEEEVDETGVEVKDIELVMSQANVSRAKAVRALKNNNNDIVNAIMELTM, encoded by the exons ATGCCTGGTGAAGCCACAGAAACCGTTCCTGCCACAGAGCAAGAAATGCAGCAGCCGCAAGCTGAAACAG CTGAAGATCACAGTGATGTCAACACTTCCCCTGCCCCTGGGGGAGAAAGCACTGTTCTGAGCGGAATTACTCCAGCTACCGACGCAACCGTTACTGAGCTGGCAAGTGAAGCTTCCAAGATGGAGGCCACCACTGAGAATGCAGTGTCTCGCGAGCCGTCAG CTGGGTCTGGTGCTCCTGCCTCAGAAGCTCCAGCTGTGCCTGATGCAGTCCAAGTACCTGTATCCCCCGTTTCTCCTGAGAAGTCTGTTCAAACTGCAG CTGCTATTGAAACCTGTTCTGAGCATGAATCGGTTTCCTCAGCCAGTGAGTACATTCAGGCTGAATGCGACTCCAGCGGTGCCAGTAAGATGGAACTTTCAGCTGCTACTGACTTGCATGGCCCAGATCTTCAGCTTCCATCCCCCCAAACAGTCAACGAACAACCTTCACCCCTTCTGCCTTCCCCTGTCCTACCTCCTGTCCAGTCTCCTTCAGAGCTCTTTCCATCTTCTATTCCTGTTCTTTCCTCTGAggtgctctctccccctcctgctgACCCCACCACTAGCCAACTGCCTTTGTCTCCCGAACCAGCTGATGTTGACGGGCTGCCTTCATCTGAAATGGCTGCTACTTCTGTTGAGCATTTGTCCGCTGATTCGGTTGTTGCTGCCACTGTTAAACCGTTGAGTTTGGGCAGTTCCCAAGTCAGCGAACAATCTGAGTTGTCTCGTCACGCTACTGTTTCTTTGGCCACTGAAGTAGATTCTGACCTGGGACTGTCCCCATCTGACGTTGCTGATGCTATACCTATACCTCTGCCTGCCCCTGTGGCTCCCACTACTACATCGGCTGAAGTGGTTGATGGCCCCAGCATCGATCAGTTGCACTTGCCCACTGACCCTCCAAATGCCATTGCAATAGACAGTGAGGTTTCGACTCAATTGGAGGCAAGTATTATGCCTGGGTCTGTGAGGAATGAAGAGGTCCTCCCTGATGCTGTAGTTCCCAGCGATGTTATTGCTATTACTCTGCCCCCACTCACTGACCTCCCTGTGTCCCCTTCTGCTGGGCAGCCTTTAGCTGATGCACCTGGAATCCAAGCAGAACTGTCCTCATCTGACAGTGATAACGCTGCTACCCTGGTGGTCACTGCCACTGTTCATCCACCTTTATCTGGTGATGTTGCATTTTCTAACCTTGCTGATGGACTGCCTGCATCCCACATCTCTGATGACAGCTCTGGACTTCCTGCATGTGAATGTGTTCTAGCTGCCACCTCTGTGGTTGCTGCCAATGCCCTGCAGCTGCCTTCCCCCGCTGGCACACAAGTTGCAACTGGCATGGGCATGAAGCTTTTGCCTGAAGTTGCTGAACCTATGGCCACTATATCTTTGCCCAGTCAAGGTATTATTACTGCGCTTGGGTTGTCTTTACCCGATAGTGTTACTGTTGGTGAAAGACCAGTGTCCACTGAAAGAATTGCTGACCTGATGCCTCCACCCCATGAGAGTGTAGGTGAAGCTGTGCAATTGCCTGTGCCCTCTGAGGCTGCCAACGATCCTGTGCCTTCTGAGGCTGCCAATAATCAGGTCCCTTGTGTCCCCAAAGATGAAGCTGCCAGCGATCTTGTGCCCTCTGGTGAGGTTGCTACCGATCAGGTCCCTAGTGTCTTAAAAGATGAGGCTGCCAGCGATCTTGTATCCTCTGAGGCTGCCAGCGATCATGTGCCCTCTGAGGCTGCCAGGGAACAGGTCCCTTGTGCTCCCAAAGGTGAAGCTGCCACCGATCCTGTGCCCTCTGGTGAGCTTGCTGGCGATAGGGTCCCTAGTGTCTTAGAAGATGAGGCTGCCAGCAATCCTGTGCCCTCTGAGGCTGCCCGCGATCAGGTCCCTTGTGCCCTTGAAGGCGAGGCTGCCACCGATCAGTTTCCTTGTGCCCTCAAAGGTGAAACTGCCAGTGAATCTGTGCCCTCTGAGGCTGCCAGTGATCAGGCCCCTTGTGCCTTTGAAGGTGAAGCTGCCAGCAGTCCTGTACCTGTGCCCTCTGAGACTGCCACCAATCAGGTGCCTTGTGTCCTCAAAGATGAGGCCACCTGTGATGATGAACTCTTGTCTCCTCTGAGTGCCACTAATCAAGCGTCTTTACCTAATGAAGATGCTGATAAAATTGCCTTGCCCCCTCAAGGCGTGTGTGAAGCTAGTCTGGTGCTTTTGGCCTTTGAGGATGCCACTGATCAGGCAGTTTTGCCTCCTCAACATGGTGCCAGTCAGGTGCCTTTTGCCCCTGAGGGTGATGCTGCAGCTCGGGTCCCCTTTCCCTATGAGGGTAAAGATCAAGGTCCCAAAACACCTGATCAATTGACTTGTTCCACTGAGGCTGCTCCCGAGCGCCCGCTCTTACCCAGCTCTGACAGTATGTCCTCTGCTCTGTCCGTTGATGCCAGTGCCATTGAAGGTCCACTTTCTGTAGATGGCACCACTGATTTGCCATTGTCTTCCACTCCTCTGGCCGACACAGTGGACGAGTCATCAGCTCAGCCTCCAGTTGTGGAAGCTGAACTTCATGTTCCTGTGTCCCCTTGCTTTCCTGAGCTGCCTTCCGCCACCTCCGATTTTTCTGTAGGTCAAGAAATCCCCTGTGCTGATAATGCTTACATTGAGCAGTCACTAACAGTAGACCTGCCTGCTTCAGAGCCTCATTCCCTGCTCTCCCATCTAACTGACCAGGTTGCTCAGTGTACTGACTTGCTTCTATCTCTTGATCCCACTGAGAATTCCCAGCTTCAATCCCCTCTGCACGCTACTACTAAGCTGCCACCCTCTCCCCGCATTGCTGATTATTCACCTGATGTACCTACATCTTCTGAACTTTCTTTATCTTCAGAATCTAGACCTGTCACTGAATTTCCTCCATATCTCAttgtcccacctgcccctgtTCAACTCACTACCCCATCCCCTGAATCATCCTCGGCTGTCCAAATTGATGACGATGATGATGAGATGCCTCCTCTGATTTCTGCGATCAACGAGACTCCCCTCTGTGAGGCTCCTGCCCCACCTGTTCTTGAGAAGGCAATTCCCAAGATTTCTCTGACTGGAAAGGAGTCGGTGGTGAAGCAAAATGATGAGG GGTCTGGGACAGAATCGGACAGCGATGAGTCGGTACCAGAACTGGAAGAACAGGATACAACGCAGTCAGCAACACAGCAAGCCCAG CTTGCAGCTGCAGCCGAAATCGATGAAGAGCCAGTTAGCAAAGCAAAACAGAGCAGAAGTGAAAAGAAGGCACGAAAA GCAATGTCAAAACTGGGTCTCCGTCAGGTTACTGGGGTAACGAGAGTCACGATAAGAAAATCGAAAAACATACTGTTTGTCATCACAAAGCCAGATGTCTACAAGAGTCCTGCATCCGATACCTATATTGTTTTTGGTGAAGCTAAG ATTGAGGATCTATCTCAGCAAGCACAGCTTGCCGCTGCAGAGAAATTCAAGGTACAGGGAGAATCTGTTGCCAATATCCAAGAAAACACACAGACTCCAACTGTACAGGAGGAGAGCGAAGAGGAAGAG gtTGATGAAACCGGTGTAGAGGTCAAGGACATAGAGCTGGTCATGTCGCAAGCCAACGTGTCCCGAGCTAAGGCTGTCCGCGCATTGAAAAATAACAACAACGATATTGTAAATGCTATTATG gagTTGACGATGTAA
- the LOC116968831 gene encoding nascent polypeptide-associated complex subunit alpha isoform X15: protein MPGEATETVPATEQEMQQPQAETAEDHSDVNTSPAPGGESTVLSGITPATDATVTELASEASKMEATTENAVSREPSAGSGAPASEAPAVPDAVQVPVSPVSPEKSVQTAESRPVTEFPPYLIVPPAPVQLTTPSPESSSAVQIDDDDDEMPPLISAINETPLCEAPAPPVLEKAIPKISLTGKESVVKQNDEGSGTESDSDESVPELEEQDTTQSATQQAQLAAAAEIDEEPVSKAKQSRSEKKARKAMSKLGLRQVTGVTRVTIRKSKNILFVITKPDVYKSPASDTYIVFGEAKIEDLSQQAQLAAAEKFKVQGESVANIQENTQTPTVQEESEEEEVDETGVEVKDIELVMSQANVSRAKAVRALKNNNNDIVNAIMELTM, encoded by the exons ATGCCTGGTGAAGCCACAGAAACCGTTCCTGCCACAGAGCAAGAAATGCAGCAGCCGCAAGCTGAAACAG CTGAAGATCACAGTGATGTCAACACTTCCCCTGCCCCTGGGGGAGAAAGCACTGTTCTGAGCGGAATTACTCCAGCTACCGACGCAACCGTTACTGAGCTGGCAAGTGAAGCTTCCAAGATGGAGGCCACCACTGAGAATGCAGTGTCTCGCGAGCCGTCAG CTGGGTCTGGTGCTCCTGCCTCAGAAGCTCCAGCTGTGCCTGATGCAGTCCAAGTACCTGTATCCCCCGTTTCTCCTGAGAAGTCTGTTCAAACTGCAG AATCTAGACCTGTCACTGAATTTCCTCCATATCTCAttgtcccacctgcccctgtTCAACTCACTACCCCATCCCCTGAATCATCCTCGGCTGTCCAAATTGATGACGATGATGATGAGATGCCTCCTCTGATTTCTGCGATCAACGAGACTCCCCTCTGTGAGGCTCCTGCCCCACCTGTTCTTGAGAAGGCAATTCCCAAGATTTCTCTGACTGGAAAGGAGTCGGTGGTGAAGCAAAATGATGAGG GGTCTGGGACAGAATCGGACAGCGATGAGTCGGTACCAGAACTGGAAGAACAGGATACAACGCAGTCAGCAACACAGCAAGCCCAG CTTGCAGCTGCAGCCGAAATCGATGAAGAGCCAGTTAGCAAAGCAAAACAGAGCAGAAGTGAAAAGAAGGCACGAAAA GCAATGTCAAAACTGGGTCTCCGTCAGGTTACTGGGGTAACGAGAGTCACGATAAGAAAATCGAAAAACATACTGTTTGTCATCACAAAGCCAGATGTCTACAAGAGTCCTGCATCCGATACCTATATTGTTTTTGGTGAAGCTAAG ATTGAGGATCTATCTCAGCAAGCACAGCTTGCCGCTGCAGAGAAATTCAAGGTACAGGGAGAATCTGTTGCCAATATCCAAGAAAACACACAGACTCCAACTGTACAGGAGGAGAGCGAAGAGGAAGAG gtTGATGAAACCGGTGTAGAGGTCAAGGACATAGAGCTGGTCATGTCGCAAGCCAACGTGTCCCGAGCTAAGGCTGTCCGCGCATTGAAAAATAACAACAACGATATTGTAAATGCTATTATG gagTTGACGATGTAA
- the LOC116968831 gene encoding nascent polypeptide-associated complex subunit alpha, muscle-specific form isoform X2: protein MPGEATETVPATEQEMQQPQAETAEDHSDVNTSPAPGGESTVLSGITPATDATVTELASEASKMEATTENAVSREPSAGSGAPASEAPAVPDAVQVPVSPVSPEKSVQTAAAIETCSEHESVSSASEYIQAECDSSGASKMELSAATDLHGPDLQLPSPQTVNEQPSPLLPSPVLPPVQSPSELFPSSIPVLSSEVLSPPPADPTTSQLPLSPEPADVDGLPSSEMAATSVEHLSADSVVAATVKPLSLGSSQVSEQSELSRHATVSLATEVDSDLGLSPSDVADAIPIPLPAPVAPTTTSAEVVDGPSIDQLHLPTDPPNAIAIDSEVSTQLEASIMPGSVRNEEVLPDAVVPSDVIAITLPPLTDLPVSPSAGQPLADAPGIQAELSSSDSDNAATLVVTATVHPPLSGDVAFSNLADGLPASHISDDSSGLPACECVLAATSVVAANALQLPSPAGTQVATGMGMKLLPEVAEPMATISLPSQGIITALGLSLPDSVTVGERPVSTERIADLMPPPHESVGEAVQLPVPSEAANDPVPSEAANNQVPCVPKDEAASDLVPSGEVATDQVPSVLKDEAASDLVSSEAASDHVPSEAAREQVPCAPKGEAATDPVPSGELAGDRVPSVLEDEAASNPVPSEAARDQVPCALKGETASESVPSEAASDQAPCAFEGEAASSPVPVPSETATNQVPCVLKDEATCDDELLSPLSATNQASLPNEDADKIALPPQGVCEASLVLLAFEDATDQAVLPPQHGASQVPFAPEGDAAARVPFPYEGKDQGPKTPDQLTCSTEAAPERPLLPSSDSMSSALSVDASAIEGPLSVDGTTDLPLSSTPLADTVDESSAQPPVVEAELHVPVSPCFPELPSATSDFSVGQEIPCADNAYIEQSLTVDLPASEPHSLLSHLTDQVAQCTDLLLSLDPTENSQLQSPLHATTKLPPSPRIADYSPDVPTSSELSLSSESRPVTEFPPYLIVPPAPVQLTTPSPESSSAVQIDDDDDEMPPLISAINETPLCEAPAPPVLEKAIPKISLTGKESVVKQNDEGSGTESDSDESVPELEEQDTTQSATQQAQLAAAAEIDEEPVSKAKQSRSEKKARKAMSKLGLRQVTGVTRVTIRKSKNILFVITKPDVYKSPASDTYIVFGEAKIEDLSQQAQLAAAEKFKVQGESVANIQENTQTPTVQEESEEEEVDETGVEVKDIELVMSQANVSRAKAVRALKNNNNDIVNAIMELTM from the exons ATGCCTGGTGAAGCCACAGAAACCGTTCCTGCCACAGAGCAAGAAATGCAGCAGCCGCAAGCTGAAACAG CTGAAGATCACAGTGATGTCAACACTTCCCCTGCCCCTGGGGGAGAAAGCACTGTTCTGAGCGGAATTACTCCAGCTACCGACGCAACCGTTACTGAGCTGGCAAGTGAAGCTTCCAAGATGGAGGCCACCACTGAGAATGCAGTGTCTCGCGAGCCGTCAG CTGGGTCTGGTGCTCCTGCCTCAGAAGCTCCAGCTGTGCCTGATGCAGTCCAAGTACCTGTATCCCCCGTTTCTCCTGAGAAGTCTGTTCAAACTGCAG CTGCTATTGAAACCTGTTCTGAGCATGAATCGGTTTCCTCAGCCAGTGAGTACATTCAGGCTGAATGCGACTCCAGCGGTGCCAGTAAGATGGAACTTTCAGCTGCTACTGACTTGCATGGCCCAGATCTTCAGCTTCCATCCCCCCAAACAGTCAACGAACAACCTTCACCCCTTCTGCCTTCCCCTGTCCTACCTCCTGTCCAGTCTCCTTCAGAGCTCTTTCCATCTTCTATTCCTGTTCTTTCCTCTGAggtgctctctccccctcctgctgACCCCACCACTAGCCAACTGCCTTTGTCTCCCGAACCAGCTGATGTTGACGGGCTGCCTTCATCTGAAATGGCTGCTACTTCTGTTGAGCATTTGTCCGCTGATTCGGTTGTTGCTGCCACTGTTAAACCGTTGAGTTTGGGCAGTTCCCAAGTCAGCGAACAATCTGAGTTGTCTCGTCACGCTACTGTTTCTTTGGCCACTGAAGTAGATTCTGACCTGGGACTGTCCCCATCTGACGTTGCTGATGCTATACCTATACCTCTGCCTGCCCCTGTGGCTCCCACTACTACATCGGCTGAAGTGGTTGATGGCCCCAGCATCGATCAGTTGCACTTGCCCACTGACCCTCCAAATGCCATTGCAATAGACAGTGAGGTTTCGACTCAATTGGAGGCAAGTATTATGCCTGGGTCTGTGAGGAATGAAGAGGTCCTCCCTGATGCTGTAGTTCCCAGCGATGTTATTGCTATTACTCTGCCCCCACTCACTGACCTCCCTGTGTCCCCTTCTGCTGGGCAGCCTTTAGCTGATGCACCTGGAATCCAAGCAGAACTGTCCTCATCTGACAGTGATAACGCTGCTACCCTGGTGGTCACTGCCACTGTTCATCCACCTTTATCTGGTGATGTTGCATTTTCTAACCTTGCTGATGGACTGCCTGCATCCCACATCTCTGATGACAGCTCTGGACTTCCTGCATGTGAATGTGTTCTAGCTGCCACCTCTGTGGTTGCTGCCAATGCCCTGCAGCTGCCTTCCCCCGCTGGCACACAAGTTGCAACTGGCATGGGCATGAAGCTTTTGCCTGAAGTTGCTGAACCTATGGCCACTATATCTTTGCCCAGTCAAGGTATTATTACTGCGCTTGGGTTGTCTTTACCCGATAGTGTTACTGTTGGTGAAAGACCAGTGTCCACTGAAAGAATTGCTGACCTGATGCCTCCACCCCATGAGAGTGTAGGTGAAGCTGTGCAATTGCCTGTGCCCTCTGAGGCTGCCAACGATCCTGTGCCTTCTGAGGCTGCCAATAATCAGGTCCCTTGTGTCCCCAAAGATGAAGCTGCCAGCGATCTTGTGCCCTCTGGTGAGGTTGCTACCGATCAGGTCCCTAGTGTCTTAAAAGATGAGGCTGCCAGCGATCTTGTATCCTCTGAGGCTGCCAGCGATCATGTGCCCTCTGAGGCTGCCAGGGAACAGGTCCCTTGTGCTCCCAAAGGTGAAGCTGCCACCGATCCTGTGCCCTCTGGTGAGCTTGCTGGCGATAGGGTCCCTAGTGTCTTAGAAGATGAGGCTGCCAGCAATCCTGTGCCCTCTGAGGCTGCCCGCGATCAGGTC CCTTGTGCCCTCAAAGGTGAAACTGCCAGTGAATCTGTGCCCTCTGAGGCTGCCAGTGATCAGGCCCCTTGTGCCTTTGAAGGTGAAGCTGCCAGCAGTCCTGTACCTGTGCCCTCTGAGACTGCCACCAATCAGGTGCCTTGTGTCCTCAAAGATGAGGCCACCTGTGATGATGAACTCTTGTCTCCTCTGAGTGCCACTAATCAAGCGTCTTTACCTAATGAAGATGCTGATAAAATTGCCTTGCCCCCTCAAGGCGTGTGTGAAGCTAGTCTGGTGCTTTTGGCCTTTGAGGATGCCACTGATCAGGCAGTTTTGCCTCCTCAACATGGTGCCAGTCAGGTGCCTTTTGCCCCTGAGGGTGATGCTGCAGCTCGGGTCCCCTTTCCCTATGAGGGTAAAGATCAAGGTCCCAAAACACCTGATCAATTGACTTGTTCCACTGAGGCTGCTCCCGAGCGCCCGCTCTTACCCAGCTCTGACAGTATGTCCTCTGCTCTGTCCGTTGATGCCAGTGCCATTGAAGGTCCACTTTCTGTAGATGGCACCACTGATTTGCCATTGTCTTCCACTCCTCTGGCCGACACAGTGGACGAGTCATCAGCTCAGCCTCCAGTTGTGGAAGCTGAACTTCATGTTCCTGTGTCCCCTTGCTTTCCTGAGCTGCCTTCCGCCACCTCCGATTTTTCTGTAGGTCAAGAAATCCCCTGTGCTGATAATGCTTACATTGAGCAGTCACTAACAGTAGACCTGCCTGCTTCAGAGCCTCATTCCCTGCTCTCCCATCTAACTGACCAGGTTGCTCAGTGTACTGACTTGCTTCTATCTCTTGATCCCACTGAGAATTCCCAGCTTCAATCCCCTCTGCACGCTACTACTAAGCTGCCACCCTCTCCCCGCATTGCTGATTATTCACCTGATGTACCTACATCTTCTGAACTTTCTTTATCTTCAGAATCTAGACCTGTCACTGAATTTCCTCCATATCTCAttgtcccacctgcccctgtTCAACTCACTACCCCATCCCCTGAATCATCCTCGGCTGTCCAAATTGATGACGATGATGATGAGATGCCTCCTCTGATTTCTGCGATCAACGAGACTCCCCTCTGTGAGGCTCCTGCCCCACCTGTTCTTGAGAAGGCAATTCCCAAGATTTCTCTGACTGGAAAGGAGTCGGTGGTGAAGCAAAATGATGAGG GGTCTGGGACAGAATCGGACAGCGATGAGTCGGTACCAGAACTGGAAGAACAGGATACAACGCAGTCAGCAACACAGCAAGCCCAG CTTGCAGCTGCAGCCGAAATCGATGAAGAGCCAGTTAGCAAAGCAAAACAGAGCAGAAGTGAAAAGAAGGCACGAAAA GCAATGTCAAAACTGGGTCTCCGTCAGGTTACTGGGGTAACGAGAGTCACGATAAGAAAATCGAAAAACATACTGTTTGTCATCACAAAGCCAGATGTCTACAAGAGTCCTGCATCCGATACCTATATTGTTTTTGGTGAAGCTAAG ATTGAGGATCTATCTCAGCAAGCACAGCTTGCCGCTGCAGAGAAATTCAAGGTACAGGGAGAATCTGTTGCCAATATCCAAGAAAACACACAGACTCCAACTGTACAGGAGGAGAGCGAAGAGGAAGAG gtTGATGAAACCGGTGTAGAGGTCAAGGACATAGAGCTGGTCATGTCGCAAGCCAACGTGTCCCGAGCTAAGGCTGTCCGCGCATTGAAAAATAACAACAACGATATTGTAAATGCTATTATG gagTTGACGATGTAA